A section of the bacterium BMS3Abin02 genome encodes:
- the ilvI gene encoding acetolactate synthase isozyme 3 large subunit, translated as MGSVTGGDLIADVLATERVEKVFGLPDGTYMGLLNGLETRGISLVTPRHETTALHMAGAYARLTGRLGVAIASNGPGVANALPGVAVENAEGNRVLLITSSRRLAISDPDRGGAYQYFDQVGAITPIAKWSARASSAQRVPELLRTALRESFRGRPGVVHLDVPQNIMNGKTKPAAVWQRHRYRRVDPLLPDPQLVERAAQRLAEATLPIIHAGGGVIHARAHDQLAQVAELLHAPVTTSWSGRGSMSETSPLVWPITAIDATNEVRNAADVVLVLGSRIGETDWWGKAPNWRQDQQVIQVDVDEAAFGLNKPVDLAITSDAGTFLEALGKALEGEQDEALLDARRSEVDRLIASRTETAAKLDKHLEDRSVPMNTAHVPATCMDVFDDDAIFVVDGGNTAVWANFFLRVRTPGAMLSTPHFGMLGAGLGQALGAAEAFGDRQVCCIIGDGAFGFHPQEIETAVRNGNRIVFLVVSDRQWGMVKMSQSMARHPVKMMVRKSLDPDETINTELGEIGYDAMARSMGAHGERVADPAQLRPAIERSLAVGGCAVIHVDVDPKKHLWAPGLMHFKKMHQEPEGK; from the coding sequence ATGGGCTCGGTGACCGGTGGCGATCTGATCGCGGACGTACTCGCCACAGAACGCGTCGAGAAGGTGTTCGGCCTGCCGGACGGCACGTACATGGGGCTGCTCAACGGTCTCGAAACGAGGGGGATCTCCCTCGTGACGCCCCGGCACGAGACGACCGCGCTGCACATGGCGGGCGCCTACGCGAGGCTGACCGGCCGTCTCGGTGTCGCCATCGCAAGCAACGGCCCCGGCGTCGCCAACGCGCTCCCCGGCGTCGCCGTCGAGAACGCCGAGGGCAACCGGGTCCTGCTGATCACGAGCTCACGGCGTTTGGCGATCAGCGACCCCGACCGGGGAGGCGCGTACCAGTACTTCGATCAGGTGGGGGCGATCACGCCGATTGCGAAATGGTCCGCACGCGCATCCTCGGCGCAGCGCGTCCCCGAACTCCTGCGCACCGCACTGCGCGAGTCGTTCCGTGGCCGGCCCGGTGTCGTGCACCTCGACGTTCCGCAGAACATCATGAACGGCAAGACCAAACCGGCGGCGGTGTGGCAGCGACACCGTTACCGGCGCGTCGATCCTCTCCTGCCGGATCCGCAACTGGTCGAACGAGCTGCGCAGCGTCTCGCCGAGGCCACCCTGCCGATCATCCACGCGGGCGGCGGCGTCATCCATGCTCGAGCCCACGATCAGCTCGCACAGGTCGCAGAGTTGCTGCACGCTCCGGTCACGACCTCGTGGAGCGGCCGTGGATCGATGTCGGAGACCTCCCCTCTCGTCTGGCCGATCACTGCCATCGACGCCACGAACGAGGTGCGCAACGCTGCGGACGTCGTGCTCGTGCTCGGGTCACGTATCGGTGAGACCGACTGGTGGGGCAAGGCGCCCAACTGGCGTCAGGACCAGCAGGTGATCCAGGTCGACGTCGACGAGGCGGCGTTCGGACTGAACAAGCCGGTAGACCTGGCCATAACGAGCGACGCCGGGACGTTCCTCGAAGCTCTCGGCAAGGCGCTCGAAGGAGAGCAAGACGAGGCGCTTCTCGACGCGCGCCGATCCGAAGTGGACCGGCTCATCGCTTCGCGCACAGAGACGGCCGCCAAACTCGACAAGCACCTCGAGGACCGCTCCGTGCCGATGAACACCGCGCACGTCCCTGCCACGTGCATGGATGTCTTCGACGATGACGCGATCTTCGTCGTCGACGGCGGCAACACGGCGGTGTGGGCGAACTTCTTCCTGCGTGTGCGCACCCCCGGCGCGATGCTCTCGACTCCGCACTTCGGGATGCTGGGCGCGGGCCTCGGGCAGGCGCTCGGCGCCGCGGAGGCGTTCGGTGACCGTCAGGTGTGCTGCATCATCGGGGACGGGGCCTTCGGGTTCCATCCACAGGAGATCGAGACCGCGGTCCGTAACGGCAACCGGATCGTGTTCCTGGTCGTCAGCGACCGCCAATGGGGAATGGTCAAGATGTCCCAGTCGATGGCCCGGCACCCGGTCAAGATGATGGTCCGCAAGTCCCTCGATCCGGACGAGACGATCAACACCGAGCTCGGCGAGATCGGCTACGACGCCATGGCCCGATCCATGGGTGCGCACGGTGAGCGGGTCGCCGACCCTGCGCAGTTGCGTCCGGCGATCGAGCGGAGTCTCGCGGTGGGGGGATGTGCGGTCATCCACGTCGATGTCGACCCGAAGAAGCACCTGTGGGCGCCGGGGTTGATGCACTTCAAGAAGATGCACCAAGAGCCGGAAGG